A stretch of the Acidilobus sp. 7A genome encodes the following:
- a CDS encoding deoxyribonuclease IV: MTTLRFGPAGKPTNFSGDYEDVPPLLRQMGLDALEYEAVRGVRVAREKAERIREVAQQNDVVLSMHAPYFINLASPEEDTVAKSVERLREAAQASEWMGAYAVVFHPGYVKGNASREEALRRVVEAMGRVFEGLELKVAWLAPETTGKESQVGDVEETIRICQSHERVRPAVDWAHLHARTEGKDINSEDDVIKVIDRIEKELGTWAVKPLHTHFSKIEYGKGGEREHHTLGEQGFGPEWEYVCKAYVDTGIDGVIISESPILEQDALLMKRVCEKYL, translated from the coding sequence TTGACCACTCTAAGGTTCGGGCCAGCCGGCAAGCCAACTAACTTCAGCGGCGACTATGAGGATGTGCCCCCCCTCCTCAGGCAGATGGGCCTTGACGCCCTAGAGTATGAGGCCGTCAGGGGCGTCAGGGTGGCCAGGGAGAAGGCTGAGAGGATAAGGGAGGTCGCCCAGCAGAATGACGTGGTCCTGAGCATGCACGCCCCCTACTTCATAAACCTGGCCAGCCCTGAGGAGGACACCGTTGCAAAGAGCGTAGAGAGGCTGAGGGAGGCCGCCCAGGCGTCCGAGTGGATGGGTGCCTACGCCGTCGTCTTCCACCCGGGCTACGTAAAGGGGAACGCGAGCAGGGAGGAGGCCCTCAGGAGAGTAGTAGAGGCCATGGGGAGGGTATTTGAGGGTCTCGAACTTAAGGTGGCATGGCTGGCCCCTGAGACCACCGGCAAGGAGTCACAGGTGGGCGACGTGGAGGAGACCATAAGGATATGCCAGTCCCATGAGAGGGTCAGGCCCGCTGTTGACTGGGCTCACCTCCACGCTAGGACTGAGGGGAAGGACATAAACAGCGAGGATGACGTGATAAAGGTGATAGACAGGATAGAGAAGGAGCTGGGCACGTGGGCGGTGAAGCCTCTGCACACTCACTTCTCAAAGATAGAGTACGGCAAGGGGGGCGAGAGGGAGCACCACACGCTTGGGGAGCAGGGCTTCGGGCCTGAGTGGGAGTACGTCTGCAAGGCCTATGTTGACACGGGCATAGATGGCGTGATAATAAGCGAGAGCCCCATACTTGAGCAGGACGCGCTGCTCATGAAGAGGGTCTGCGAGAAGTACCTGTGA
- a CDS encoding tRNA(Met) cytidine acetyltransferase TmcA codes for MRRSPEERERVKREAEEASYELGKEMPESLLRLRRLLRKAVKYAAASGTRVMVVLSGSDPVKVGVATAFTLITYEQVMRSLKGRPQIRVLYAFNQYFEDSQLRKELVKRSVKERGNLLKLSIIKSEDARRYLGTTFQGLVLDLVNDLRPNRLGILVGIVEGGGMIVLQAPSWDSWDQQLTEFKRNLVVPGHEQPRHVFISWFKRKLLEHNRNVFVIDLDNDRLVSGEPVKLPPAKERQVSLPEEAEFPRELYSLALTQDQVEAIRQAEWLIEPPGRGRRKLLVITADRGRGKSCAAGIAMAGLAKALGGQRRLRVVVTSPDLQNTQSLMELAKKAFEAEGLDVEVIADRGLIEGFKGKGFIIKYVSPDRVPEAEADIVIIDEASGLPVPLLHKIWRSHSRVLVASTVHGYEGAGRGFSVRFLGEVKQDPNTELRQFEMREPIRYSEDDPIEAWLFDVLLLDAEPAKLEEPDLTDIKEGRLQYLVLEPEELFLKREDLLRQAFGIYVQAHYRNEPDDLALVADAPHYSIRAVATGSGRIVAASLLAEEGGLDEELCNTLLNQDKTKGNIIPDRVIKHLRVPSFGRLRGWRIVRIATHPSVQDRGVGSALLRFIFDEAVKRGYDWVGSGFGVNERLVRFWHRNGFQLIHVSPDRNPVSGEFTVLVLRPIGEQASKLAAVANREVKVKLLEALQDSYRGMEPDVAAAMLSSTAPVTEEVPPLTELRYQRLWAYLYGPMTYETSNDVIKEVVSAYWARAPLDRGLLTREEELALIVKVMQGRPWPEVSRELGIQFEDALSLVRAAVRKIAERYYGLGEGSMKALGFDELDSPASAVGKK; via the coding sequence GTGAGAAGGAGTCCCGAGGAGAGGGAGAGGGTAAAGAGGGAGGCTGAGGAGGCCTCATACGAGCTCGGCAAGGAGATGCCTGAGTCCCTGCTGAGGCTCAGGCGCCTCCTCAGGAAGGCCGTAAAGTACGCGGCCGCCTCGGGGACCAGGGTCATGGTTGTGCTGAGCGGCTCCGACCCAGTTAAGGTCGGGGTCGCCACGGCATTCACGTTAATAACGTACGAGCAGGTCATGAGGTCGCTCAAGGGGAGGCCGCAGATAAGGGTCCTCTACGCCTTCAACCAGTACTTTGAGGACTCCCAGCTGAGGAAGGAGCTTGTCAAGAGGTCAGTCAAGGAGAGGGGCAACTTGCTCAAGCTCTCAATAATAAAGTCGGAGGACGCCAGGAGGTACCTCGGCACCACCTTCCAGGGCCTCGTGCTCGACCTTGTCAACGACCTGAGGCCCAACAGGCTCGGCATACTAGTTGGCATAGTCGAGGGGGGCGGCATGATAGTCCTTCAGGCCCCCTCGTGGGATTCGTGGGACCAGCAGCTGACGGAGTTTAAGAGGAACCTCGTAGTGCCGGGCCATGAGCAGCCGAGGCACGTCTTCATAAGCTGGTTCAAGAGGAAGCTGCTGGAGCACAACAGGAACGTTTTCGTGATAGACCTTGATAACGACAGGCTGGTCAGCGGGGAGCCGGTCAAGCTGCCCCCTGCCAAGGAGAGGCAGGTGAGCCTGCCTGAGGAGGCGGAGTTCCCAAGGGAGCTCTACTCGCTGGCCCTCACGCAGGACCAGGTGGAGGCCATAAGGCAGGCAGAGTGGCTCATAGAGCCGCCGGGGAGGGGCAGGAGGAAGCTGCTTGTCATAACAGCGGACAGGGGCAGGGGGAAGAGCTGCGCCGCTGGCATAGCTATGGCGGGGCTCGCCAAGGCGCTGGGCGGCCAGAGGAGGCTCAGAGTTGTGGTGACCTCGCCTGACCTCCAGAACACCCAGAGCCTCATGGAGCTTGCTAAGAAGGCCTTCGAGGCTGAGGGGCTCGACGTCGAAGTCATCGCTGACAGGGGCCTCATAGAGGGCTTCAAGGGGAAGGGCTTCATCATAAAGTACGTCAGCCCAGACAGGGTGCCTGAGGCAGAGGCCGACATAGTTATAATAGACGAGGCCAGCGGCCTGCCGGTCCCCCTCCTGCACAAGATATGGAGGAGCCACTCAAGGGTGCTTGTCGCCTCAACAGTGCACGGCTACGAGGGGGCCGGCAGGGGCTTCAGCGTCAGGTTCCTCGGAGAGGTCAAGCAGGACCCCAACACTGAGCTCAGGCAGTTTGAGATGAGGGAGCCCATAAGGTACTCCGAGGACGACCCGATAGAGGCCTGGCTCTTCGACGTGCTCCTCCTTGACGCGGAGCCCGCAAAGCTCGAGGAGCCAGACCTGACTGACATAAAGGAGGGGAGGCTCCAATACCTCGTGCTTGAGCCTGAGGAGCTCTTCCTCAAGAGGGAGGACCTGCTCAGGCAGGCCTTCGGCATATACGTGCAGGCCCACTACAGGAACGAGCCTGACGACCTGGCCCTCGTGGCTGACGCCCCGCACTACAGCATAAGGGCGGTGGCGACGGGCTCAGGCAGGATAGTGGCGGCCTCCCTCCTCGCAGAGGAGGGAGGGCTTGACGAGGAGCTCTGCAACACCCTCCTCAACCAGGACAAGACCAAGGGCAACATCATACCTGACAGGGTCATAAAGCACCTCAGGGTGCCATCCTTCGGCAGGCTGAGGGGCTGGAGGATTGTTAGAATAGCAACCCACCCGAGCGTCCAGGACAGGGGCGTCGGCTCGGCCCTCCTGAGGTTCATATTCGACGAGGCCGTGAAGAGGGGCTACGACTGGGTGGGCAGCGGCTTCGGCGTTAACGAGAGGCTCGTGAGGTTCTGGCACAGGAACGGCTTCCAGCTGATACACGTAAGCCCTGACAGGAACCCTGTCAGCGGGGAGTTCACGGTCCTGGTCCTCAGGCCGATAGGCGAGCAGGCCTCAAAGCTCGCGGCTGTGGCAAACAGGGAGGTCAAGGTAAAGCTTCTTGAGGCGCTGCAGGACAGCTACAGGGGCATGGAGCCTGACGTAGCCGCCGCCATGCTGAGCTCAACAGCGCCCGTGACGGAGGAGGTGCCTCCCCTGACGGAGCTCAGGTACCAGAGGCTGTGGGCCTACCTCTACGGACCTATGACCTATGAGACCAGCAACGACGTCATAAAGGAGGTAGTGAGCGCCTACTGGGCCAGGGCGCCGCTCGACAGGGGGCTCCTAACGAGGGAGGAGGAGCTGGCGCTCATAGTTAAGGTCATGCAGGGCAGGCCTTGGCCCGAGGTCTCAAGGGAGCTCGGCATTCAGTTCGAGGACGCTCTCTCCCTCGTGAGGGCCGCCGTCAGGAAGATAGCTGAGAGGTACTACGGCCTCGGCGAGGGCTCCATGAAGGCGCTGGGCTTTGACGAGCTGGACAGCCCGGCAAGCGCAGTAGGCAAAAAGTAG
- a CDS encoding class I SAM-dependent methyltransferase, giving the protein MALGGPSVPFVPTRPEVLDLVFQALDLKEGDVLYDLGCGDGRIVVEAAKRYPVKKAVGVELRDELYKEATERVKREGLDSRVEIIHGDFFRVPISEATVVYMYLLTSVNEALKPKLKQELKPGTRVVTLDFQIPGWKPVKVIGDRGGWQRTLYVYVIGDSDV; this is encoded by the coding sequence ATGGCGTTGGGAGGTCCGTCGGTGCCGTTTGTGCCCACGAGGCCAGAGGTGCTTGACCTTGTTTTCCAGGCGCTTGACCTCAAGGAGGGCGACGTCCTCTACGACCTCGGCTGCGGCGACGGCAGGATAGTGGTTGAGGCCGCCAAGAGGTACCCGGTAAAGAAGGCGGTGGGCGTCGAGCTGAGGGATGAGCTCTACAAGGAGGCCACCGAGAGGGTCAAGAGGGAGGGCCTCGATAGCAGGGTTGAGATAATTCACGGCGACTTCTTCAGGGTACCCATATCTGAGGCCACTGTCGTCTACATGTACCTGCTGACCAGCGTCAACGAGGCGCTCAAGCCTAAGCTCAAGCAGGAGCTGAAGCCAGGCACCAGGGTCGTGACGCTTGACTTCCAGATACCTGGCTGGAAGCCCGTCAAGGTAATAGGCGATAGAGGAGGCTGGCAGAGGACCCTTTACGTCTACGTCATAGGGGACTCTGACGTTTAA
- a CDS encoding flavin reductase family protein, whose protein sequence is MDAGELVKGFMRSAAQQVYVVTARGAGGSYAALTVSSMTSLSVNPPLILVCIDKSSRSHEVLVNAPHFIVTLLSKEDEWVSRIMAEPGDPLDRLRRVNYVEGKYGPMLPLARPYLVARRWAIYDGGDHSIVVGEVIDGEAPQVRCPLLYYNREYTTTQGCEVS, encoded by the coding sequence TTGGACGCAGGGGAGCTGGTAAAGGGCTTCATGAGGTCGGCAGCCCAGCAGGTCTACGTTGTAACGGCGAGGGGAGCCGGGGGCTCCTACGCGGCCCTTACAGTGAGCAGCATGACGAGCCTCAGCGTAAATCCCCCTCTCATACTCGTGTGCATAGATAAGTCCAGCAGGAGCCATGAGGTCCTTGTCAATGCCCCCCACTTTATAGTGACCCTCCTCTCAAAGGAGGATGAGTGGGTCTCCCGCATAATGGCTGAGCCAGGGGACCCCCTTGACAGGCTGAGGAGGGTTAACTACGTTGAGGGGAAGTATGGACCCATGCTGCCTCTCGCCAGGCCGTACCTTGTCGCCAGGAGGTGGGCTATCTACGACGGCGGCGACCACTCAATAGTAGTAGGCGAGGTCATAGATGGCGAGGCGCCCCAGGTCAGGTGCCCCCTGCTCTACTATAACAGGGAGTACACTACCACTCAGGGCTGCGAGGTCTCCTAG
- a CDS encoding TspO/MBR family protein, whose product MLCELAGVIGSIFTIPAIPSWYSTLRKPWFNPPNWLFGPVWLILYFLMGLSLYLVFESGGNRAIVEPALWAFGVQLVLNVLWSVLFFGMHKLFYSFVEIVLLWISIAVTTVLFFMTSRAAAYLLLPYIAWVTFAALLNYYVFILNT is encoded by the coding sequence GTGCTATGCGAACTAGCAGGCGTAATCGGCTCAATATTTACTATACCTGCGATTCCGAGCTGGTATTCTACGCTGAGAAAGCCTTGGTTTAATCCACCCAACTGGCTTTTTGGACCTGTATGGCTTATACTTTACTTCTTGATGGGGCTGTCACTCTACCTGGTATTTGAAAGCGGAGGGAATAGAGCAATAGTAGAGCCCGCGTTATGGGCTTTTGGTGTTCAGTTGGTTTTGAATGTGCTGTGGTCCGTGTTGTTCTTTGGTATGCATAAACTGTTTTACAGTTTCGTTGAGATAGTGCTGCTTTGGATCTCTATAGCAGTCACTACAGTACTGTTCTTCATGACTAGTAGAGCTGCGGCATACCTACTGCTTCCTTACATAGCGTGGGTAACCTTTGCGGCTTTACTAAACTATTATGTATTCATACTGAATACCTAG
- a CDS encoding ABC transporter permease — MNARTLRAFTSVLAMVEMELRRVWHDPVEIVTRAVQPILWVTVFSVVMAHRVALGVQDYTSFIAPGVVFQSATFIALGYGIMMVFERESGVLKRLLSSPIPRANIVIGRALAGSVRASTQYIIVLASAALVGAKFTDNPLLLTAGYLIVIYVDIGFTAMSILLASVMKTRERFMGIIGAISMPLFFTSNALYPLKIMPKPLQAVALFNPLTYAVDATRGLILYDKLDISMDLLALTIFNVLFLAIAIKELSKIIE; from the coding sequence ATGAACGCCAGGACGCTGAGGGCGTTCACAAGCGTCTTGGCTATGGTTGAGATGGAGCTAAGGAGGGTGTGGCACGACCCGGTGGAAATTGTCACTAGGGCCGTACAGCCGATCCTCTGGGTGACAGTCTTCAGCGTCGTCATGGCCCACAGGGTAGCGCTAGGCGTCCAGGACTACACCTCCTTCATAGCCCCTGGCGTCGTGTTCCAGTCAGCGACCTTCATAGCGCTAGGCTACGGCATCATGATGGTGTTCGAGAGGGAGTCAGGCGTCCTCAAGAGGCTCCTCTCATCGCCGATCCCGAGGGCAAACATAGTTATAGGGAGGGCCCTTGCGGGGTCCGTGAGGGCGTCAACGCAGTACATAATAGTGCTGGCCTCAGCGGCCCTGGTTGGGGCTAAGTTCACCGACAACCCTCTGCTGCTGACAGCAGGCTACCTCATAGTTATATATGTGGACATAGGTTTTACAGCCATGTCGATACTCCTGGCGTCAGTGATGAAGACCAGGGAGAGGTTCATGGGGATAATTGGCGCGATATCGATGCCGCTGTTCTTCACAAGTAACGCGCTATACCCTCTAAAGATAATGCCTAAGCCGCTCCAAGCCGTTGCCCTGTTTAACCCGCTTACGTATGCAGTGGACGCGACGAGGGGCCTGATACTGTACGATAAGCTGGACATCTCCATGGACCTGCTGGCGCTAACTATATTTAACGTCCTCTTCCTAGCCATAGCCATAAAGGAGCTAAGCAAGATAATAGAGTAA
- a CDS encoding ABC transporter ATP-binding protein: MTLVTLAVEVRDLVKVYSGGVTALNGVNLTVEEGASHAILGPNGAGKTTLIRIVTTQIKPTRGSVKVFGFDVSSQGERVRELIGYVPQEMSLWTDLTGYENALIYAKIYGIESSRRAEVVEEALEFMGLREASRRLVKTYSGGMIRRLEIAIALMSRPRLIILDEPTIGLDPRARMLVWESLLSYKKEYGTTIFFATHYMDEADRYAERISMINRGKIIAEGTPLELKKTYGVDKVVLRVGGDAERAKEVLSGLGFSAVAGNNGEISVVTKEPATALPKIIEGLYSADIKVLEARVVEASLDDVFIKLTGRGISEGEERERVREVLSTRGMIRRGG; the protein is encoded by the coding sequence GTGACTTTAGTAACGTTAGCCGTAGAGGTAAGGGATCTAGTTAAAGTCTACTCCGGCGGCGTCACCGCGTTAAACGGCGTCAACCTCACCGTTGAGGAGGGGGCCTCCCACGCTATCCTAGGCCCCAACGGGGCTGGCAAAACCACACTCATAAGGATCGTCACCACCCAGATCAAGCCTACTCGGGGCTCTGTCAAGGTCTTCGGCTTTGACGTCTCGTCCCAGGGGGAGAGGGTCAGGGAGCTGATAGGCTACGTGCCCCAGGAGATGAGCCTGTGGACCGACCTGACCGGGTATGAGAACGCCCTCATATACGCCAAGATATACGGTATAGAGTCCAGCAGGAGGGCCGAAGTCGTTGAGGAGGCCCTAGAGTTCATGGGGCTGAGGGAGGCATCTAGGAGGCTCGTGAAGACGTACTCCGGCGGCATGATAAGGAGGTTAGAGATAGCCATAGCGCTGATGAGCAGGCCAAGGCTGATTATACTTGATGAGCCCACCATCGGCTTAGACCCGAGGGCGAGGATGCTCGTATGGGAAAGCCTTTTATCATACAAGAAGGAGTATGGCACTACCATATTCTTTGCAACCCATTACATGGACGAGGCAGACAGGTACGCGGAGAGGATCTCCATGATTAACAGGGGGAAGATAATAGCGGAGGGAACGCCCCTAGAGCTCAAGAAGACCTACGGAGTTGACAAGGTAGTCCTTCGGGTAGGCGGGGACGCGGAGAGGGCCAAGGAGGTACTCTCGGGGCTCGGCTTCAGCGCGGTCGCTGGTAACAACGGTGAGATCTCGGTCGTCACGAAGGAGCCCGCGACGGCGCTGCCAAAGATTATAGAGGGGCTCTACAGCGCTGACATCAAAGTGCTTGAGGCGAGGGTCGTAGAGGCCTCCCTTGACGACGTCTTCATCAAGCTCACGGGCAGAGGGATCTCTGAGGGGGAGGAGAGGGAGCGCGTAAGGGAGGTCCTGTCGACCAGGGGTATGATCAGGAGGGGTGGCTGA
- the mvk gene encoding mevalonate kinase has product MKYSRASAPAKVILFGEHFVVNGSRAIATALDLPTVATAIEKASWPLEIESTSLGLRCVTGPELTCSSRELEPLLSIIRALRSRDYDVPPARLTVESDIPPSAGLGSSASASAAAAAALTALAGQDIDPEELFEVTMEGERVAHGNPSGVDPATVVYGGTIVFRRGQGVLERLQGGLSVPLVVADSGLRRSTAAPVLNVLKFLDRVGPLRVSLLGLVEQLIDLAWSAIRGNQLEDIGALMNINHGLLSAIGVSTPELEELVYAARRAGALGAKLTGAGWGGSIIAITRPGEAERVAAALTSRSSWVRVLDGGAPGTRVIKVNP; this is encoded by the coding sequence ATGAAGTACTCGAGGGCCAGCGCGCCAGCCAAGGTGATACTGTTCGGCGAGCACTTCGTGGTCAACGGCTCAAGGGCCATAGCCACAGCCCTTGACCTGCCTACAGTTGCAACCGCGATAGAGAAGGCCTCGTGGCCGCTCGAGATAGAGTCGACGTCGCTCGGCCTGAGGTGCGTCACGGGCCCTGAGCTGACGTGCAGCTCAAGGGAGCTTGAGCCCCTGTTATCAATAATAAGGGCCCTGCGCTCAAGGGACTATGACGTGCCTCCGGCCAGGCTCACCGTAGAGAGCGACATACCCCCATCGGCTGGACTGGGCTCAAGCGCCTCCGCCTCAGCGGCCGCCGCGGCTGCCCTTACAGCCCTGGCGGGCCAGGACATAGACCCTGAGGAGCTTTTCGAGGTGACCATGGAGGGCGAGAGGGTGGCCCACGGGAACCCAAGCGGCGTTGACCCCGCTACTGTGGTCTACGGCGGCACCATAGTCTTCAGGAGGGGACAGGGCGTCCTGGAGAGGCTCCAGGGAGGGCTCAGCGTGCCCCTGGTGGTGGCGGACTCTGGCTTGAGGAGGAGCACGGCGGCCCCAGTGCTCAACGTGCTGAAGTTCCTTGACAGGGTCGGCCCCCTCAGGGTCTCCCTGCTGGGCCTTGTCGAGCAGCTGATCGACCTGGCCTGGTCGGCCATAAGGGGCAACCAGCTCGAGGACATAGGGGCCCTCATGAACATAAACCACGGCCTCCTCTCCGCCATAGGCGTCTCAACCCCTGAGCTTGAGGAGCTTGTCTACGCGGCCAGGAGGGCTGGGGCGCTAGGCGCCAAGCTGACGGGGGCAGGCTGGGGAGGCTCAATAATAGCCATTACAAGGCCCGGCGAGGCCGAGAGGGTGGCGGCTGCCCTCACCTCCAGGTCGAGCTGGGTCAGGGTACTTGATGGTGGAGCCCCTGGGACAAGGGTTATCAAGGTGAATCCTTAG
- a CDS encoding AMP-binding protein yields the protein MEEFYSFKRVKALTERASRDPAGFWAQQANLISWFRYPEKALEGTPPYERWFVGGLTNVAYNAADRHLEEFPNKVAFYWTNESLDVKAITFRDLYLEVNRAAHVLRELGVKHGDVVSMMMPSIPEAVYFGLAVHRLGAVLAIHYTGLSDDVLAFRLQDASSKVMVVASKGFRAGQEVRIKDMVDRVLERYQTPVEKVLVVSRGFSDFNLRGGRDVVYEDIAPKGKVYVPPEPVEANEVGTIYYTSGTTGRPKGITQTQGGYVVALNWTFKALFNLGPNDVWWTISELGWPVWPMANLYTAPASGVTAVLFEGYVGARPDLFARVIERFGVTHVWSSTTTLYALKGLGAESVRGADTSSLRVILNTGEPLNVGAWQWFRENLPDVMIGDAYWMTEHLSPVAGTPYGMGEIPFRPGSAGIAFSPTQVFILDDEGRPLPPGQKGYIALKPLSPALGKMWNDPNLERYAKTYWSRFPGYFYTGDYGYMDEDGYLYVLGRADDVLAAGGQRVGTMEVESTIGTHPAVAEVAAAGMPVPGGKGEALLAFVVLRPGYQPSDQLANDIKAYARNAGFIVDRVVFVRKLPKTKSGKIMRRVIRAVLRQEPLGDTSTLDDPAAFEETRKLIEQVRDEFKRAMQGP from the coding sequence GTGGAGGAGTTTTACTCCTTCAAGAGGGTCAAGGCCCTCACCGAGAGGGCCTCCAGGGACCCTGCGGGCTTCTGGGCCCAGCAGGCCAACCTGATATCGTGGTTCAGGTACCCCGAGAAGGCGCTCGAGGGAACACCGCCCTACGAGAGGTGGTTCGTCGGCGGCCTGACAAACGTTGCCTACAACGCCGCCGACAGGCACCTCGAGGAGTTCCCCAACAAGGTGGCCTTCTACTGGACAAACGAGTCCCTTGACGTGAAGGCCATCACATTCAGGGACCTGTACCTCGAGGTCAACAGGGCCGCCCACGTCCTCAGGGAGCTCGGCGTTAAGCACGGCGACGTTGTCTCAATGATGATGCCCAGCATACCTGAGGCTGTCTACTTCGGCCTGGCCGTCCACAGGCTCGGCGCGGTGCTGGCCATCCACTACACGGGCCTCAGCGACGACGTCCTGGCCTTCAGGCTCCAGGACGCCAGCTCCAAGGTCATGGTGGTGGCGTCCAAGGGCTTCAGGGCCGGCCAGGAGGTCAGGATAAAGGACATGGTCGACAGGGTCCTGGAGCGGTACCAGACGCCTGTTGAGAAGGTGCTTGTTGTGAGCAGGGGCTTCTCGGACTTCAACCTCAGGGGCGGCAGGGACGTGGTCTATGAGGACATAGCGCCCAAGGGCAAGGTCTACGTCCCCCCTGAGCCCGTCGAGGCCAACGAGGTGGGCACCATATACTACACCAGCGGCACCACCGGGAGGCCTAAGGGGATAACCCAGACCCAGGGGGGCTACGTGGTGGCGCTCAACTGGACCTTCAAGGCCCTCTTCAACCTGGGACCTAACGACGTCTGGTGGACGATATCTGAGCTCGGCTGGCCGGTTTGGCCCATGGCTAACCTCTACACGGCCCCCGCCTCAGGCGTCACGGCTGTGCTCTTCGAGGGCTACGTGGGGGCCAGGCCTGACCTGTTCGCGAGGGTCATCGAGAGGTTCGGCGTGACCCACGTGTGGTCATCAACGACGACCCTCTACGCCCTCAAGGGCCTTGGCGCAGAGTCCGTCAGGGGGGCGGACACGTCAAGCCTCAGGGTCATACTTAACACCGGCGAGCCGCTTAACGTGGGCGCCTGGCAGTGGTTCAGGGAGAACCTGCCCGACGTAATGATAGGCGACGCCTACTGGATGACGGAGCACCTCAGCCCTGTGGCAGGGACCCCCTATGGCATGGGCGAGATACCCTTCAGGCCAGGGTCGGCCGGGATAGCCTTCTCCCCGACCCAGGTCTTCATACTTGACGACGAGGGCAGGCCCCTGCCCCCAGGCCAGAAGGGCTACATCGCCCTCAAGCCGCTCAGCCCGGCCCTGGGGAAGATGTGGAACGACCCCAACCTTGAGAGGTACGCCAAGACCTACTGGAGCAGGTTCCCAGGCTACTTCTACACGGGGGACTACGGCTATATGGACGAGGACGGCTACCTGTACGTACTCGGCAGGGCCGACGACGTCCTGGCCGCCGGGGGCCAGAGGGTAGGAACTATGGAGGTCGAGAGCACCATAGGCACCCACCCCGCCGTGGCTGAGGTCGCAGCAGCCGGCATGCCCGTGCCAGGCGGGAAGGGCGAGGCCCTGCTGGCCTTTGTCGTCCTGAGGCCGGGCTACCAGCCCTCTGACCAGCTGGCCAACGACATAAAGGCGTACGCCAGGAACGCCGGCTTCATCGTGGACAGGGTCGTCTTCGTCAGGAAGCTGCCCAAGACAAAGAGCGGCAAGATTATGAGGAGAGTAATCAGGGCCGTCCTCAGGCAGGAGCCGCTGGGGGACACATCAACGCTTGACGACCCAGCTGCCTTTGAGGAGACGAGGAAGCTCATAGAGCAGGTCAGGGACGAGTTCAAGAGGGCTATGCAGGGGCCCTAA